One genomic segment of Bos javanicus breed banteng chromosome 23, ARS-OSU_banteng_1.0, whole genome shotgun sequence includes these proteins:
- the LOC133237012 gene encoding histone H2B type 1-C/E/F/G/I: MPEPAKSAPAPKKGSKKAVTKAQKKDGKKRKRSRKESYSVYVYKVLKQVHPDTGISSKAMGIMNSFVNDIFERIAGEASRLAHYNKRSTITSREIQTAVRLLLPGELAKHAVSEGTKAVTKYTSSK, encoded by the coding sequence ATGCCAGAGCCAGCCAAGTCCGCTCCTGCCCCTAAGAAGGGCTCCAAGAAGGCGGTGACCAAGGCGCAGAAGAAGGACGGGAAAAAGCGCAAGCGTAGCCGCAAGGAGAGCTACTCCGTGTACGTATACAAGGTGCTGAAGCAGGTCCACCCGGACACTGGCATCTCGTCCAAAGCCATgggcatcatgaactccttcgtcAACGACATCTTCGAGCGCATCGCGGGCGAGGCGTCGCGCCTGGCGCATTACAACAAGCGCTCGACcatcacatccagggagatccagacgGCCGTGCGCCTACTGCTACCcggggagctggccaagcacgcGGTGTCTGAGGGCAccaaggctgtcaccaagtacaCCAGTTCCAAGTAA
- the LOC133236998 gene encoding histone H2A type 1, producing MSGRGKQGGKARAKAKTRSSRAGLQFPVGRVHRLLRKGNYAERVGAGAPVYLAAVLEYLTAEILELAGNAARDNKKTRIIPRHLQLAIRNDEELNKLLGKVTIAQGGVLPNIQAVLLPKKTESHHKAKGK from the coding sequence ATGTCTGGTCGTGGAAAACAGGGCGGCAAAGCACGCGCTAAGGCGAAGACTCGCTCCTCGCGAGCCGGACTCCAGTTCCCCGTGGGCCGAGTGCATCGGTTGCTCCGCAAAGGCAACTACGCCGAGCGGGTCGGAGCTGGCGCTCCGGTGTATCTGGCAGCGGTGCTGGAGTACCTGACAGCCGAGATCCTGGAGCTGGCGGGCAACGCGGCCCGGGATAACAAGAAGACCCGCATCATCCCGCGTCACCTGCAGCTGGCAATCCGCAACGACGAGGAGCTCAACAAGCTGCTGGGCAAAGTCACCATCGCTCAGGGTGGCGTCCTTCCCAACATCCAGGCGGTGCTGCTGCCCAAGAAGACTGAGAGCCACCACAAGGCCAAGGGCAAGTGA
- the LOC133236994 gene encoding histone H3.1, with protein sequence MARTKQTARKSTGGKAPRKQLATKAARKSAPATGGVKKPHRYRPGTVALREIRRYQKSTELLIRKLPFQRLVREIAQDFKTDLRFQSSAVMALQEACEAYLVGLFEDTNLCAIHAKRVTIMPKDIQLARRIRGERA encoded by the coding sequence ATGGCTCGTACTAAGCAGACAGCCCGCAAGTCCACCGGTGGTAAAGCACCGCGCAAGCAGCTGGCTACCAAGGCGGCCCGCAAGAGCGCGCCAGCCACCGGCGGCGTGAAGAAGCCGCACCGCTACCGCCCCGGCACGGTGGCCCTGAGAGAGATCCGCCGCTACCAAAAGTCCACGGAGCTGCTGATCCGCAAGCTGCCGTTCCAGCGGCTGGTGCGCGAGATCGCGCAGGACTTCAAGACCGACCTGCGCTTCCAGAGTTCGGCGGTGATGGCGCTGCAGGAGGCGTGCGAGGCCTACCTGGTGGGGCTCTTCGAGGACACCAACCTGTGTGCCATCCACGCCAAGCGCGTCACCATCATGCCCAAGGACATACAGCTTGCCCGCCGCATTCGCGGGGAGAGGGCGTAA